One stretch of Saccharomonospora xinjiangensis XJ-54 DNA includes these proteins:
- a CDS encoding citrate synthase 2 translates to MTSTSTSGQTTGAAGAGEPDDGFRPGLEGVVAFRTEIAEPDRDGGALRYRGVDIEELAGAVGFGDVWGLLVDGHFETGPTADEPFPIPVRSGDVRADVQSALPALAPRWGLGPLLDISDADAREQVARVSATALSFIAQSARGSLRPDLPAVPESRVAEAEGTTERFLVRWRGEPDPAHVKALDAYWVSAAEHGLNASTFTARVIASTGADVAAAFSGAIGAMSGPLHGGAPARVLPMIEEVERTGDARAVVKSILDKKERLMGFGHRVYRAEDPRARVLRRTCRELNAKRYEVAAQLEQAALAELRERRPDRAIETNVEFWAAVILDFAEVPPAMMPAMFTAARTAGWAAHILEQKRTGRLVRPSASYVGPGPRAPREVRGWDRVAGATGA, encoded by the coding sequence ATGACATCCACCTCGACGAGCGGGCAGACGACAGGCGCGGCGGGGGCCGGCGAACCGGACGACGGTTTCCGCCCCGGCCTCGAAGGCGTTGTCGCGTTCCGCACCGAGATCGCCGAACCCGACCGAGACGGAGGAGCGCTGCGTTATCGCGGCGTTGACATCGAAGAACTGGCGGGCGCGGTCGGCTTCGGCGACGTCTGGGGGTTGCTTGTCGATGGCCATTTCGAAACCGGGCCGACCGCCGACGAACCGTTTCCCATTCCCGTCCGCAGCGGCGACGTACGCGCTGACGTCCAGTCGGCGCTGCCCGCGCTCGCCCCGCGATGGGGTCTCGGCCCGCTGCTCGACATCTCCGATGCCGACGCCCGCGAGCAGGTCGCGCGCGTGTCCGCCACCGCTCTATCGTTCATCGCGCAGTCGGCGCGCGGCAGCCTCCGCCCCGACCTTCCCGCCGTGCCGGAGTCCCGCGTCGCGGAGGCCGAAGGCACCACAGAACGATTCCTGGTCCGCTGGCGAGGCGAGCCCGACCCCGCTCACGTGAAGGCGCTCGACGCCTACTGGGTCTCGGCCGCGGAGCACGGGCTCAACGCGTCCACCTTCACCGCGCGGGTGATCGCCTCGACGGGAGCCGACGTCGCCGCGGCGTTCTCCGGCGCCATCGGAGCCATGTCGGGCCCGCTGCACGGTGGCGCGCCTGCGCGGGTGCTTCCGATGATCGAGGAGGTCGAACGCACCGGCGACGCGCGCGCCGTCGTGAAGAGCATCCTCGACAAGAAGGAACGGCTGATGGGCTTCGGGCACCGTGTGTACCGCGCCGAGGACCCGAGGGCGAGGGTGCTGCGGCGCACCTGCCGGGAATTGAACGCGAAGCGGTACGAGGTGGCGGCCCAGCTCGAACAGGCCGCGCTCGCGGAGCTGCGCGAACGGCGGCCGGACAGGGCCATCGAGACCAACGTCGAGTTCTGGGCCGCGGTGATCCTCGATTTCGCCGAGGTGCCCCCCGCCATGATGCCCGCGATGTTCACGGCGGCACGGACAGCGGGCTGGGCCGCCCACATCCTGGAGCAGAAGCGCACGGGCAGGCTTGTGCGGCCCTCGGCGAGCTACGTCGGCCCCGGTCCACGGGCCCCGCGCGAGGTGCGCGGCTGGGATCGGGTGGCAGGAGCCACAGGAGCCTGA